TATTCACGAGAGCACTTATTTTATACTTACCTGATATTTTCTGTCTTTGTCGTTGGATGGAGGGTTGGTTTCATCAATATCCTTCGCTTTTATAGAACCAAGGGCTACAATGTTAGGAATGTAGCTATCGTGGGTTATGGACCGATTGGTAGGAGCTTAAAAAGACATTTTCTTCAAAACCCTGAAATGGGGTATATATTTAAAGGGTTTTTTGATCATAAGACCGATCACCCTTCTGTAACTGGGGGAATAGATGATGTCGAATCCTATAGTAAGTCAAATGGTATAGACGTTATTTTTTGCTGTTTACCGAAGTTATATGACGAGGATGTTAAGAAACTTGTGGACTTTGCAGAGAACAATTTGATTAAGATCAAATTGCTTTCTGATTTCAGTAAGGTTTCTAATAAGAATCTACAGATTCAGCGTTATGGTAATATTCCTGTTTTAGATGTAGGTAATATCCCTTTGGATAGAATGTACAATCGTGTGCTCAAAAGAGCTTTTGACATTGTGTTCTCATCCTTGGTAATGATTTTTATTCTTTCATGGTTGGTGCCATTGATAGGTCTGCTGATTAAACTAGAGTCTCCAGGGCCAGTTTTCTTCATTCAAAATAGACATGGTAGAGGAAATCAGTTTTTTCCTTGCTGGAAGTTTAGGTCTATGGTGGTGAACAAAGAATCAGATACCAAACAGGCCACTAAAAACGATACCCGTATCACAAAAATTGGAGCAATTTTAAGAAAAACTAGTTTAGATGAATTGCCACAGTTCATCAATGTGTTTTTGGGTAACATGTCTGTGGTAGGTCCAAGACCCCACCCTATCAAATTGAACGAAGAGTTTAAACCGAAGATTGATCGATTTATCCAGCGCCATGCGGTAAAGCCAGGAGTAACTGGATTGGCACAGGCAAAGGGTTATAGAGGAGAAACTGCCCGCTTTAGTGAGATGTATGGTCGGGTAAAATTGGATCGCTTTTATGTAAAGAACTGGAGTCTTTGGTTTGATGTCAAGATCATTGTCTTGACAGTTTATTCTATTGTTTTTGATAGAGAGAATGCATATTGATTGAGTATTCGTGCTGCCTGCTTCTTTTCCTCATCTTCCATATTCACATAGTGACTTCTGGTCATTTTTGTGATTTCCAGACTTAAAAAGTCAAATTCTTCAATGATTTTTCCTGTGAGTTCGTAGACTGCTTTTCCGCTGAAGGGGTAGGCTTTTGCCTCAGGGGGGAAGTGAACGGTATCTATGAACTGCCCCTTTTCGTCTATGAAGGTTCCGAAATACATAGTTTGGTCTTTGCTGGTTTTGGTTCTTTTTCTGGTCGTGAAATAACCGAGCATGGTGACGGTTTCATTTTTATGTTGTTCCATTTCATTGGCATAGATGATGGGGTGCCTGGGCCTTTCCTTGATGAGTTCAAATGGACTTCTAAGTGGGAAATGCAGAATTTCTAATTCGTCGAAGGAGTCTTCTCTGGTGTCATAATAGAGAGTGGGTAGTTCTAAGTTTTTGTTCCTGGGTGGAAAAATAGGATAGATATAAACGGGTCGGTTTTTCTGTTTTTGTAGAAGGAAGTAGCATTTCCATAGTAGTTTCTTTTTGTTGGGCTCGATGCTGCGAAATGCGTTGATGCGAATGAGTATTTTAACTTGTTCGATTCCGAGCATGCCATCATCGATCAGCACTTCAAGACTGGGGATAGCTCCTAGTTCTTCTCGACAATTTAGAATTGCAGTGATTGATTTATAATCCAGATCATGGATAACATGAAAACCAAGCCATATGGTGTTTCCTTTGATGATGGTTTCTCGTTGGGATCGATTGATACATGGAGCTTCGATTTTGGCCCCTCGCATTCGCGCCTCATGAATATATAGTTCTCGGCTGTAGAACCCTCCCCCATTGTTGATGGTGGCGACCATGTACTCGAGTGGGTAGTGGGCTTTGAGGTATAGGCTCTGGTAACTTTCGATGGCGTAGGAGGCGGAGTGTCCTTTGGCAAAGGCATAGCCTGCAAAACTCTCGATTTGCCGCCAAACATCTTTGGTTAGCTCTTTGGCTCGTCCCATCTTGTCACAGTTTTCGAAGAATTTCTCTTTTACTTTCTTAAATTCAGAGCGGGAACGGAATTTTCCCGACATGCCACGTCGCAGGAGGTCGGCTTCTCCCAGACTAAGACCGCCGAAATAATGTGCAACTTTGATTACGTCTTCCTGATAAACCATGACTCCAAAAGTGTCTCTCATGAGGTCAGCTAGTACCGGATGTGCTTCTTTTCTTTTTTCAGGAATACGGTAGCGTAGGATGTATTCTCGCATCATACCTGATTTGGCTACTCCTGGACGGATCACAGAGCTGGCGGCTACCAGTCCTAGATAGTTATCAGCGCGCAGTTTAGTTAAGAGCATGCGCATGGCAGGTGACTCGACATAGAAGCAGCCAATGGTTTTTCCATTTCGGAGTAACTCTTTGATTTTTTCATCTTCAAAAAATTGCGGCATGTCGTGTATATCGATAGGGGGAAGTTCTGGATGATTATTGGCAATGATCGTAAGGCTATCCTTGATTTTTTCTAAACCACGTTGACTTAGGATGTCGAATTTGTAAAGCCCGATGTCTTCAGCTACTACCATATCAAAATGTGTAATAGGGAAGCCTTTTGGAGGCAGGCAGGTCGCGGTATAGTTGTGAATGGGTGCCTCGGAGATAATGATGCCGCTGGCATGGACGCTGAGGTGGCTTGGTATCTCGTCCATTTTGTAGGCGTATTTGAGAATCAAACGAACGTTGACGTCCGAGATGTCTGGATTCTCTCCTGATATTTTTTCCATTTCTCGTGGCGGGAAGCCAAATACTTTGCCCAGTTCTCGAATCACTGCTTTGTACTTGAAGGTGTTGTAGGTGGCAAGTAGGCATACACGGTCCTGGCCGAATTTTTCGAAAATATATTGGGTCACGTTATCTCGGTCCTTCCACGAAAAATCAATGTCAAAATCTGGAGGATTGGTTCGGTAGAGGTTAATGAAACGCTCGAAGTATAGGTCTAGTTCGATAGGATCTACGTCTGTGATGCGCAGTAGATATGCAACGATGCTATTGGCACCACTGCCACGTCCGACATAGAAATAGCCTTTGCTGCGGGCGTACTTGAGAATGTCCCAGTTGACCAGAAAGTAGGAAAGAAAGCTTTTCTTTTGGATGATGTCGAGTTCTAGTGCGAGCCGGCGGTAGATTTTGATGGTGGGTTTCTTGTAGCGATAAGGCATTCCTTCCAGGCATAAACGACGCACCAGCTGGTAGTCTTCCTCTTCGCAGCTCGTATAGTTTTGTAGATTTTTGTGTGGTTGGTCAGTACCAAAATCGAAATGAATCTGGCAGTTTTCCAATATCTGTCGGGTGTTTTCTATCAGTTCAGGATAGTCTTGATAGATCTCTAGTAGTTCAGCGGGAGTTAGCAATTGATCGCTTAGGTCGGCTTGCTCCTCTTTGGGTAGTTTGCTTAGCAGGGTGTTGTTGTCGATTGCACGGAGGAGTCGGTGGATGTTGAAGTCGAGCTGGTATCTGAAGCTGCCGGCTGGTAACATGACCATCCGATGTGTTAACTCTTTGGATCGAGAAAAAGGAATTTTCAGTAAGTCACGGGGTTTTATTCCGATGTATTCATTGTCTTGGAGTCTATAGGGTCTTTGGGTATGAAAGGGGTAGATCACAAAAACATTTTCTAGTTTGGGAGCAATGCATGGAAATTCCTTTTTCTGATGAAAGAAAGGAGAGACATAGTCGTTGATTTCACGGAAGCCGCTGTTGTTTTTGGCTAGGAGAACGAATTGCTGCTTAATGCCGTTTCGGACATCCATGCCGATGATAGGACGAATGCCTAAATCCTGGGCGAGACGAATGAAGGTCAGGCATCCCGAAGTACTATTGATGTCGGTGAGAGCAAAGGACATTATTCCTTTGCTTTTGGCTTCCTGGAGTAAAGCTTTGGGGGACATGACTCCATATCTCAAACTGAAAAAGGAATGCGTGTTGAGGAACATGGCAGTAGGTATTAAATCCTTATTAGTTTTAAATCGTTATTTTTACAAAAAGGTAGATCTATGAATAGCATCGCTGAACTTAAATCTGGACTGCATCATTACATCTCTGAAATTGATGATATGAATGTACTGTTGAAGCTAAAAGAATATGCCTCTGAACTTTTAGATCAGGAAGGCAAGGTGGTGGCATATACTTCTGATGGTCGAGCTTTGGATCAGAAGGCTTACAAAAAAGATATAGATCAAGCCATTGCTGAATCTAAGGAAGGTAAAACCCTCTCTATTGAAGAGCTTGAAAAGGATCTGTGAGTAAAACTGTAGAATGGACAATTAGAGCTAAAAAATCGCTGGATTATTATTGCTCGTTGATAAGTGAGGATTCTCCTCAAAATGCGAGAAAAGTTCGCCAAGAAATAATAAAGGCCACCAAACAATTATCTTCCAATCCATATATGTACCAAATAGATGAGTACTATCCCGATAACTCAGGAAATATCAGGCGGTTTTTCAGGTGGAGCTATCGAGTGGTTTATCATATTCAAACACATAAAGTAGTTATTTTAGAGGTATATCATACGAGTAGAAAGCCAAGTATTAATTAACGATGGCGGTTGGGTAGCAAGGGAGGCGGCTCACCGGTGAATGGGTTGAATCTGCTGATGGTTTTAGCATCGAATCCCGCGGCCCGCATGATCGTTCGGTCCCCGTGTTTGTTTCGGATCGTATCTAGTGCCTGATACAATTGAATCATCTCCTCCGTGTCTTCGAAAAGGTTGATTTGATAGTTGCCCTCTACGAGATGGCTGAAGCGAACACCTACCAGACGGATCAACAGTCTTTTGTTGTACAGTCGGTCGAATAACTCCATGACCTTTGGGATCAGGATATGATCTGCCGAGCTAAAGGGAATCTTGGATTGCAGTGTATGCGTGTTGAAGTCGGAGTAGCGAAGCTTCACTGTGATACAAGATGTCAGCTTTTGCCCTCTTCTAAGCTGAAAGGCCAGGTTTTCGGCCATGGCCAGCATGATGCTTTTAAGTTTGTACACATCAGTAGTGTCCTTGCCAAAGGTTCGTTCGGTCGAGATGGATTTTCTTTCCTGATAGGGCACCACGGGGCTTTTATCAATTCCCTGTGCCTTTTCCCACATTTTAATGCCGTTTTGTCCAAAAGCGTGTTCTACCAGGTCGAGAGGCATCTCTTGCAAATTTTTCACATAACGAATACCCAACTGACGAAGAGAGTGATAAGTTTTGTCTCCGATCATGGGAATCTTCTTGATAGACAAGGGAGCTAAAAAAGTCTTTTCCTGACCATAGGGGATTTGTATTTGGTTGTTGGGTTTGGCTTCTCCAGTGGCGACTTTGGAGACGGTTTTATTTTCAGAGAGGCCAAAGGATATGGGCAGGCCGGTATCGTGCATGATTTTGGCTCGCAGCTCGCTGGCGATTTTCATACAGCCAAAGAACTGATCCATGCCTGACAGGTCGAGATAGAACTCGTCGATAGAGGATTTTTCGAAAAGAGGCACACTCTGCCTGATGATCTCGGTGACTTCTTTTGACTTTTTGCTGTAGGTCATCGCATTGCCTTTGATCACGACTGCTTCGGGGCAGAGCTGCATGGCTGTCTTCATCGGCATGGCGGAGTGGATGCCAAACCTACGCGCTTCGTAGCTACAGGAGGCTACTACACCTCTGGAAGAAGTGCCACCTATGAGCACAGGTTTATTGTTGAGACGGCTGTCGAGATTCCGTTCACAAGACACAAAAAAAGTGTCCAAATCCATGTGTACTATAGACTTTTTGAATTCCATGTGAAGACAAAAATACTATATAAATTAGTAAAAACTAATAAAGTTAGTTTTCTGATTTGATCAATTTTGATTCTTGTCATTGGGAGACATTTGTGTAGTTGGTGGCCTTGGTTCCATTTATGCTCCAAAAGTTCCATTTTTATCAGGTCAATGGTAACTTCGCACATTCAATTCGATAGATATGTTTGATAAAGTAGAGGAATACAAAGCCATGATCGAAGCTGCTGAAGCAAAAGCAGCAGATGATTTGGAGCAGTTCAGAATGAAATTCATTAGCAAGAAGAGTGTCGTGACAGAGCTCTTTAATGAATTTAGAAATGTACCGAATGATCAGAAAAAGGCTTTTGGTCAGGCATTGAATGAATTGAAGAACCTGGCGCAGGAGAAATTTCAGGCATTGGCTGATTCGCTGGATGACCAATCTACGAGTGCCTCCGATGCGGGTATAGATATGACCCTGCCCAACGTGCCGGGCGAGACGGGTTCGATCCATCCATTGAGTATCACTACGAACAAGATCATAGAGATCTTCGAGCGCATGGGTTTCAATGTGGCGAGTGGACCTGAGATAGAAGAAGATTTTTACAATTTTACTGCGTTGAATTTCCCGGAAAATCACCCCGCGAGAGAGATGCAGGATACTTTCTTTATAGAGAAAAATCCAGACAAGGTACTGCGTACGCACACCTCTAATGTTCAGATCAGATTGATGGAGGGGCAAAAGCCGCCGTTTCGTTCGATCATGCCGGGTAGAGTCTATCGTAATGAGGCGATTTCTGCTCGTGCCCACTGTTTTTTCCATCAGGTAGAGGGACTCTATGTGGATAAGAATGTAGGATTCAAAGATCTAAAGGATACTGTTTATCACTTTGTGAAGCAGCTTTTCGGTCCGGAGACCAAAATTCGTTTCCGTCCTTCTTACTTCCCATTTACCGAGCCTAGCGCGGAGATCGACATCAGCTGTTTTATCTGTAATGGCAAAGGCTGCAATGTCTGTAAATACACCAACTGGGTAGAGATCGGTGGTTGCGGGATGGTAGATCCTAATGTGCTGAAAAATTGTGGGATCGATCCTGAAGAATATACAGGTTTTGCTTTCGGAATGGGTATCGAAAGGATTACGATGCTAAAGTATCAGATCAATGACCTGCGCCTTTTCTCAGAAAATGACGTGAGATTCTTGAGTCAGTTTAAAGGGACGTTCTAGCCCCCTCTTAATCTCCCCCACGGGGGGGAGAAATATTTCTTCTCTATGGATGATTCTATGTTTTTTGGTGCCAGTCCGATCATTTTTGAACGGGCAAAGGAACTCAGAAAACATATGACTGCTGCTGAATCATTGCTTTGGGATTATTTGAGGAAAAAGAAGCTCAAAGGACTCAAATTTAGAAGGCAGCATCCAATTGCTAATTACATTGTGGATTTCTATTGTCATTCAATCAAGCTTGTCATAGAGTTGGATGGAAGTATCCATGATTTGGATTCTGTTAAAGAGAATGATATTGAAAGGGAAGAACACCTAAAATCATTAGGACTTTGGGTTCTTCGCTTTAGAAATGAGTTAGTACAAAACAAGCTTCATGTGGTTTTGACTCAAATAGAAGACTGTGCCTAAGCCCCTTCAGGGGTTTGGGGTAAAATCTCAATATCCTGTATCAATATTTTTTTAGCCAGGGCCTGTCCTGTTTTGGTGGCAGCTAGTCCTCCTTGTGCGGTTTCTTTGTAGCGAGACTCCATGCTTTGGCCTACTTCTCCCATGGCTTCTGCGCATTCGTCTACTGGTATCACACTGGTGACATGTGACAATGCGATTTGGGCAGAGGAGTTGGCGATAGCTGCTGCGCTGGCGTTGCGGACG
This is a stretch of genomic DNA from Reichenbachiella ulvae. It encodes these proteins:
- a CDS encoding undecaprenyl-phosphate glucose phosphotransferase, which produces MQKKRISKFFPAIFLFIDLLFLNIGFIVANFIRFNTFWFEGDRYPFLFAFLNVAWVVIFFVTKLDKVEREKSVVDYISQILLGLTINLAVVFAMWASTRAYFYSREHLFYTYLIFSVFVVGWRVGFINILRFYRTKGYNVRNVAIVGYGPIGRSLKRHFLQNPEMGYIFKGFFDHKTDHPSVTGGIDDVESYSKSNGIDVIFCCLPKLYDEDVKKLVDFAENNLIKIKLLSDFSKVSNKNLQIQRYGNIPVLDVGNIPLDRMYNRVLKRAFDIVFSSLVMIFILSWLVPLIGLLIKLESPGPVFFIQNRHGRGNQFFPCWKFRSMVVNKESDTKQATKNDTRITKIGAILRKTSLDELPQFINVFLGNMSVVGPRPHPIKLNEEFKPKIDRFIQRHAVKPGVTGLAQAKGYRGETARFSEMYGRVKLDRFYVKNWSLWFDVKIIVLTVYSIVFDRENAY
- a CDS encoding DNA polymerase III subunit alpha, with product MFLNTHSFFSLRYGVMSPKALLQEAKSKGIMSFALTDINSTSGCLTFIRLAQDLGIRPIIGMDVRNGIKQQFVLLAKNNSGFREINDYVSPFFHQKKEFPCIAPKLENVFVIYPFHTQRPYRLQDNEYIGIKPRDLLKIPFSRSKELTHRMVMLPAGSFRYQLDFNIHRLLRAIDNNTLLSKLPKEEQADLSDQLLTPAELLEIYQDYPELIENTRQILENCQIHFDFGTDQPHKNLQNYTSCEEEDYQLVRRLCLEGMPYRYKKPTIKIYRRLALELDIIQKKSFLSYFLVNWDILKYARSKGYFYVGRGSGANSIVAYLLRITDVDPIELDLYFERFINLYRTNPPDFDIDFSWKDRDNVTQYIFEKFGQDRVCLLATYNTFKYKAVIRELGKVFGFPPREMEKISGENPDISDVNVRLILKYAYKMDEIPSHLSVHASGIIISEAPIHNYTATCLPPKGFPITHFDMVVAEDIGLYKFDILSQRGLEKIKDSLTIIANNHPELPPIDIHDMPQFFEDEKIKELLRNGKTIGCFYVESPAMRMLLTKLRADNYLGLVAASSVIRPGVAKSGMMREYILRYRIPEKRKEAHPVLADLMRDTFGVMVYQEDVIKVAHYFGGLSLGEADLLRRGMSGKFRSRSEFKKVKEKFFENCDKMGRAKELTKDVWRQIESFAGYAFAKGHSASYAIESYQSLYLKAHYPLEYMVATINNGGGFYSRELYIHEARMRGAKIEAPCINRSQRETIIKGNTIWLGFHVIHDLDYKSITAILNCREELGAIPSLEVLIDDGMLGIEQVKILIRINAFRSIEPNKKKLLWKCYFLLQKQKNRPVYIYPIFPPRNKNLELPTLYYDTREDSFDELEILHFPLRSPFELIKERPRHPIIYANEMEQHKNETVTMLGYFTTRKRTKTSKDQTMYFGTFIDEKGQFIDTVHFPPEAKAYPFSGKAVYELTGKIIEEFDFLSLEITKMTRSHYVNMEDEEKKQAARILNQYAFSLSKTIE
- a CDS encoding type II toxin-antitoxin system RelE/ParE family toxin, translated to MSKTVEWTIRAKKSLDYYCSLISEDSPQNARKVRQEIIKATKQLSSNPYMYQIDEYYPDNSGNIRRFFRWSYRVVYHIQTHKVVILEVYHTSRKPSIN
- the dinB gene encoding DNA polymerase IV, whose product is MEFKKSIVHMDLDTFFVSCERNLDSRLNNKPVLIGGTSSRGVVASCSYEARRFGIHSAMPMKTAMQLCPEAVVIKGNAMTYSKKSKEVTEIIRQSVPLFEKSSIDEFYLDLSGMDQFFGCMKIASELRAKIMHDTGLPISFGLSENKTVSKVATGEAKPNNQIQIPYGQEKTFLAPLSIKKIPMIGDKTYHSLRQLGIRYVKNLQEMPLDLVEHAFGQNGIKMWEKAQGIDKSPVVPYQERKSISTERTFGKDTTDVYKLKSIMLAMAENLAFQLRRGQKLTSCITVKLRYSDFNTHTLQSKIPFSSADHILIPKVMELFDRLYNKRLLIRLVGVRFSHLVEGNYQINLFEDTEEMIQLYQALDTIRNKHGDRTIMRAAGFDAKTISRFNPFTGEPPPLLPNRHR
- the pheS gene encoding phenylalanine--tRNA ligase subunit alpha — its product is MFDKVEEYKAMIEAAEAKAADDLEQFRMKFISKKSVVTELFNEFRNVPNDQKKAFGQALNELKNLAQEKFQALADSLDDQSTSASDAGIDMTLPNVPGETGSIHPLSITTNKIIEIFERMGFNVASGPEIEEDFYNFTALNFPENHPAREMQDTFFIEKNPDKVLRTHTSNVQIRLMEGQKPPFRSIMPGRVYRNEAISARAHCFFHQVEGLYVDKNVGFKDLKDTVYHFVKQLFGPETKIRFRPSYFPFTEPSAEIDISCFICNGKGCNVCKYTNWVEIGGCGMVDPNVLKNCGIDPEEYTGFAFGMGIERITMLKYQINDLRLFSENDVRFLSQFKGTF
- a CDS encoding endonuclease domain-containing protein; the protein is MDDSMFFGASPIIFERAKELRKHMTAAESLLWDYLRKKKLKGLKFRRQHPIANYIVDFYCHSIKLVIELDGSIHDLDSVKENDIEREEHLKSLGLWVLRFRNELVQNKLHVVLTQIEDCA